The Ooceraea biroi isolate clonal line C1 chromosome 3, Obir_v5.4, whole genome shotgun sequence genome contains the following window.
GGTGATGAAGATGGTTAAACATTGCCACGAGGAATCCTCCAGCAATATGGAAGTTGCACAAGGGGCCTTGCTCGGCTTAGTCGTGCAGAATCGTTTGGAGATCACCAATTGCTTCCCGTTTCCCAAAAATGATGAGATTATGGACGAAGAGGAATATCAGCTTGCCATGATGCGCAGACTGAGATGGTGAGTCGCGACAGATAGAagttaaatgtataaaaagaatttattagcGTTAAGCCTAATCTACAATGTGCTCTTTGCATTTTGTCTTATGTCTTTGCGTCTCTTGTCTACTTTTCCTTGTTTTGTTGATTGAAGCCAAGAAACATCATCATATACAATGTGTTTCTTTGAGGAGAAATGTTACTTTGCATGAACCAATCACAGAATAGaacttattgcactagttcagaacTACAGTGAAAACAAACAGACCAAAAGTAAGTCCGGGCAAGCAATTCATCAAAAGCTTTGTTTACCagaatttcttcattttctttatccaacattgtatttttggttatataatttattactttgcGCTAATCTTGTCTAGCCTTGTCGACAAATTCTGTCATGCAATGCAATGTTTCTATGTTCTTTGTCACCCAAGATAAAAGTTGACAAACTCCGAAAGAGACAAGAAACATGTAACAAGAAACATGATTGTCGGATGAAAACAGTGCGTAGAGAGGCAAAGAGCAGAAAACAGGAAGCAAAGAGCATATTGTAGATCAGGCTTTACTCCCttcagaataaaaattaatgtctcGTTTTAATGCGCAGGGTGAACGTTGATCACTTCCATGTCGGTTGGTACCAAAGTGCGGACGTTGGCAATTTCTTGAATTTGTCCTTGCTGGAGTCGCAGTACCACTACCAAACTTCTATCGAAGAGTCGGTTGTACTGATTTATGATACGGCAAAATCCGCCAGAGGTTTTCTAACGCTTAAAGCGTACCGGCTTACCCCGCAGGCGATACAAATGTACAAGGAGAACGAGTTTACCCCGGAGGCTCTACGTACTTTGAAAATCGGGTACGAAAGTCTCTTCGTTGAAATTCCAGTTATCATAAAAAATAGCAACTTGACAAACATCATGATGTCGGAATTAGACGAGATGATCCCTGAGGAGCAGGGTACAAAGTACTTGGATCTTGGTACAGCCACAGTACTGGAAAATCAGTTGAGATGTCTGATGGATCGAGTGGATGAATTGAATCAAGAAGCTATGAAGTTCAACAGGTATCAACAGTTGGTGGTGCGACAGCAGCAGGATAAAAACAGGCTCCTGGCCAAACGAGCTCAAGAGAATGCCGCCAGAGCCGCGAAGGATGAGCCACCGTTACCTGATGAcgacataaataaattgatgaGGCCACTGCCAGTTCCACCAAGGTTGAATCCGATGATCGTTGCTGGACAAATTAACACGTACAGCGAACACATTTCACAATTCTGCGCACAAAGTT
Protein-coding sequences here:
- the LOC105280650 gene encoding eukaryotic translation initiation factor 3 subunit H, whose amino-acid sequence is MASRATSRRIPEVEPRIDYVQCDGLVVMKMVKHCHEESSSNMEVAQGALLGLVVQNRLEITNCFPFPKNDEIMDEEEYQLAMMRRLRWVNVDHFHVGWYQSADVGNFLNLSLLESQYHYQTSIEESVVLIYDTAKSARGFLTLKAYRLTPQAIQMYKENEFTPEALRTLKIGYESLFVEIPVIIKNSNLTNIMMSELDEMIPEEQGTKYLDLGTATVLENQLRCLMDRVDELNQEAMKFNRYQQLVVRQQQDKNRLLAKRAQENAARAAKDEPPLPDDDINKLMRPLPVPPRLNPMIVAGQINTYSEHISQFCAQSLAKLYITQSLQNAKEAKSSH